The DNA sequence CTTGCTCAAGGAGTAGGTGCCAAGCTCAGCCCAGTATTCATTAGCGTACCGGCAAAGAAAGCAGCGATGGGCCAGCTGTCATCGCTTCATAGCTGACCCAAAGCGTAGCCATCAGGATTGGCGCTGCCTTCTTGCCACCAACAGCAGTGCACCCAGTCCCAGGCCAAGTAATGGAAGAGAACCCGGTACTGGCAATGCGGTTGGAGGAGTGGGGTCGGTGGGCGTATCCGGGTTATCAGGATTGGTTCCAGGGTCACCCAGAAAGAAGCTATCGATGCCCAGGTCAGCCCGATCACCAAACGTGCTGTGTGCAACAACTTCGAGCGTCTGAATCTCACTGGTCGCAGTAAAGATCAACGTCTGCCAGATCCAGTCAGCAGCTTCACCGAAGGTGGGCAACTCCATCGGTGCAGCGTTCTGCGATTCCGCTCCAAAGATAATTTCCCAGTAGCCTCCGGCTTCAGAAAAATCACTGTGGCTGATACTCTGTTCAAACGAGATCTCGTATTGCTGCCCAATAACCAATCCACCCAGACCAACCTGCAGAGCACTTTCGACGTAAGGCGATCCCGCCCTGCCGTCCCAGCCAATGCCATGTAGAAAATCACCGCCAGTGCTACTGGCCTTCCAGGTAAAGCCTCGGAAATTCGTGCTGGCATTAAACACATCCGGTGTCCCTTCAGTGGTTGTCCAGCCGGGCGGGACATCGGAATTGAATGAATTTGTATTTCCTGTATACCCTTCGAACCCCCCGTTCTCAAAGGCATCAAGCAAGGCGGCAGAGGCATTCCCACCAACGAAAAGTAAGCTCGACGCCAGCAAAAGAGAGGAAATCTTGCTTCTAAGTGCTAATGACATGTTAATTCTCCATGTTTCAATTAATTAATCCGCACCACTTTAATCCTTGCGGTACTTTCAAAAAGCTCAACCAAAAAAAGCTAAACAAGTGGTCGATGTATTTTTATGCATAAATTATGCCAATCGGATAAAAATATTTAATTTACAGCATGTTATCGTACACTATGGTTATTCTTCGCACCCACATTGTAAAATTACCTGACACAGCTGTTTGCAATAATACCTTCCATACATAACAGGACGTGGACGAGAGGCTGATGTTTTTTTATCCCCCCTTTATTTCGGTTCCGACTGCCTCAACATTTGTGAGTCGCGGCAAGCCCCAGCCAATCCTCCGACTCCAGCACAGGTTGCTCGGCCCGAAAACGTGCATACAGTACAACACCCACCGGGTCCTCCAGAATATCCACCTGTACGCCCTTGCTGCGCAGCAGCCGCTCAGCACCCGAGGCATTGCTGACATCGCCCACCACCACTCGGGCAAAACCGCGCATGTGGAGCAAAGTGGCACAAACGTCACAGGGACTCAGTGAAGTGAACAGAGTGGTACGGCTAA is a window from the Porticoccus hydrocarbonoclasticus MCTG13d genome containing:
- a CDS encoding PEP-CTERM sorting domain-containing protein (PEP-CTERM proteins occur, often in large numbers, in the proteomes of bacteria that also encode an exosortase, a predicted intramembrane cysteine proteinase. The presence of a PEP-CTERM domain at a protein's C-terminus predicts cleavage within the sorting domain, followed by covalent anchoring to some some component of the (usually Gram-negative) cell surface. Many PEP-CTERM proteins exhibit an unusual sequence composition that includes large numbers of potential glycosylation sites. Expression of one such protein has been shown restore the ability of a bacterium to form floc, a type of biofilm.) translates to MSLALRSKISSLLLASSLLFVGGNASAALLDAFENGGFEGYTGNTNSFNSDVPPGWTTTEGTPDVFNASTNFRGFTWKASSTGGDFLHGIGWDGRAGSPYVESALQVGLGGLVIGQQYEISFEQSISHSDFSEAGGYWEIIFGAESQNAAPMELPTFGEAADWIWQTLIFTATSEIQTLEVVAHSTFGDRADLGIDSFFLGDPGTNPDNPDTPTDPTPPTALPVPGSLPLLGLGLGALLLVARRQRQS